TGGACGTGTATAGTATTTGGACGAGTTCAACTACAGAGCGTGGGCACGCAGAAAAGGAGTGCTGGCGTCCATATCAGCTAGGACACTTCTTGATCATATGTCAAACACACATTGGAGCTTGTTCTAGACAGAAAACGGGTCATTTAGAATCATATGATCTTATCTCTAAATTAGCAAGTGCAGAGAGATCCAACAAAGACTAAAGATGAAAATTCCAAGTTGTGGGGTGTTTAGAATTGTTGAACCCACCCACCACTGCCAATTTTATTCCTCAAAGAAAGGCCGCATATGAGACTGTCGATGCTTGCTTCTGAGGTTTCTCCACCTTGCGGTCAAAATAGATCGCGTGGGACGTCCACAGCTCCATAAAATAATGAATCGTATTCCATGTTTGTGGAGACAGGGACACGGGATTGTATGCGGGCAGGGCCTTTACAATAAAGGGCAAAGCTAGTTTGCAAGATGAAAGTTGGCACGCACGAGTCCTCTCAGGCACATATGACAAAGGTAAAGGCCTGTTGAACAAGATAGAAAATTTCGGCATCAATACGGCGGCATCCAATGCAATGTAACTGCGTTgtagttgaaaagaaaaggggaaatgGCTTTCCTCTACATTGGCACGAGGGTATAATGCACAACTCAATCAATGCTTCTGTCTGCTTTAACGGCTAGCTAACATCTTCCTCCACCGCCAAGAGTTTCAGAAGATAACGTCCGTGTAGCTTACCACGTGTCAAGTGTCTACAATGTAAGTAATTCTGCCATGAATGAGTTAGGTAAGGACGGCTATAATGCCACTCAGTTAGAGGAGGATATTGAATGCATTTAAGTACAGAACTCTTTCTTCTCATCCCTGCTAAATTTACCACTGCTGGTTTTAGCATGgtggtagtttttgtttttcagataattttttgaattgtcttatttttaaagaatcaaattaatgtttttgagCTCGGGATAataaatgctttttaaaatgtgtttttgtttagaaatatattaaaataattttttttaattcatttataatattaacatattaaaatgacataaaaatatatatataaaaaataatcatgtagTATCTTGTTGAATTCAAACCCCAGATGATAAAGAGGACGCAAACTCACTTCCTAACAAACCAACTCCTCAAAGTTGAGTCCAATACTATGTAACaccatacacacacacacacacgacaCAACATAGTTCTATGTCATGATGATGATAGGAGCGGTGGAGCTAGTATAGTAGAGCCTGGACTCCTGGGAGATCCTCCCCTGAATATGGGTTCTAGGCATCATATTTGCTGGACTTCTAAGAGAACTTAATTGAGCTGGTTTCATTCTATATGATCCAACCAGAGCCTCAACAACATTAATCTTTCGAGTACCAGGATTAAACTCTCAACCGATCAAGTAGTTTCTCGCTTGATACTGTAAATTTGGACAACGAAGGTTCCAAATGGGAACTCCCAGAACATCAGAATCTGCGTGTAGCAATAAATCAGGGGACCCGCCCCCATGCCATATGACAAAGGTATCCTTTATCATCGCTAGTCTTAAATAGGTTGTCCGTACTACCAACTGTTCTCTtcgtttaaattgtttttttttcaacatcttATAAATACAGGCAGTTGGGGAGTTAATGACATCTCTACTCATTTACTTCGTTTTCTTGACAATTGCTGCGGTGTTCATAACATCAAGCCTTTATATTCTTCTCCTTAAATCTTGGTTGTGTTTCCTGTATCTATCAAGGAACATGGATTGGTCACACAAACttcttttctgtgtttttcttatttttgctgCAGCCATTGGTGGAACTCAAGCTGATGCCACAGTCACCGGCACTGTCTTTTGTGACCAATGCAAGGATGGCCAAGTATCCCTTTTTGACTATCCCATTTATGGTGAGATGAAGATCCACTGCGGTCATCAGCTAAATTTCTTCTATCCACTTCCTTGTGTTTCCTAGTAATCATTTGACAATGTTGTTTCTGCAGGAATCAAAGTTACAATGACCTGTGCTGATGCTAGTGGTCAAATCACAATGTCAAGGGAAGAGACCACAAATTGGTTTGGAAACTATGTAATGACGTTTGATGGCAGCCCAGATTTGAGCAATTGTTATGCTCAGGTTTCAAGCAGTGGTCAGGGTTCAAATGCCTGTGGTGCAGCAGCTGGTCCTGCCCAAAAGCTTAGACTAACGTTCAGGATGTTTGATATGGAGTTTTACGCGGTGGATTCTTTGCTAACTGAGCCTTCAGCCT
The DNA window shown above is from Populus trichocarpa isolate Nisqually-1 chromosome 4, P.trichocarpa_v4.1, whole genome shotgun sequence and carries:
- the LOC7477869 gene encoding uncharacterized protein LOC7477869, yielding MGTPRTSESACSNKSGDPPPCHMTKAVGELMTSLLIYFVFLTIAAVFITSSLYILLLKSWLCFLYLSRNMDWSHKLLFCVFLIFAAAIGGTQADATVTGTVFCDQCKDGQVSLFDYPIYGIKVTMTCADASGQITMSREETTNWFGNYVMTFDGSPDLSNCYAQVSSSGQGSNACGAAAGPAQKLRLTFRMFDMEFYAVDSLLTEPSASMSFCPRSVNPVPAPVTPVTPVRPPVTPTTPPPAFRLPRMPPLPPLPPMSPVPILEASACPHQSWTMPEYKCYWRAVSPDMKVAVVFGLLAARRYGTDMTLWQGLQGRGDPYRTLLREGTAALLNSYNSIEFPYNAISVVTRMNWALMGSQRSVLLTALRFMRANSGYGRVTCKFNTCK